The following proteins are encoded in a genomic region of Agelaius phoeniceus isolate bAgePho1 unplaced genomic scaffold, bAgePho1.hap1 Scaffold_113, whole genome shotgun sequence:
- the LOC143692992 gene encoding olfactory receptor 14J1-like, producing the protein MCYDRYVSICKPLHYGTLLGSRACVHVAAAAWASAFLYSLLHTANTFSLPLCHGNALGQFFCEIPQILKLSCSHSYLRELGLVAVSACLLFGCFVFMVFSYVQMFRVVLRIPSEQGRHKAFSTCLPHLAVVSLFLSSAIFAHLKLPSISSPSLDLAVSVLYSVVPPALNPLIYSLRNQELKAAVRRLMTGCFQKH; encoded by the coding sequence atgtgctacgaccgctacgtgtccatctgcaaacccctgcactacgggaccctcctgggcagcagagcttgtgtccacgtggcagcagctgcctgggccagtgcctttctctattcactgctgcacacggccaatacattttctctgcccctgtgccatggcaatgccctgggccagtttttctgtgaaatcccacagatcctcaagctctcctgctcacactcctacctcagggaacttgggctagTTGCAGTTAGTGCCTGCTTGctatttggctgttttgtgttcatggttttctcctatgtgcagatgtTCAGAGtcgtgctgaggatcccctctgagcagggacggcacaaagccttttccacctgcctccctcacctggccgtggtctccctgttcctcagcagtGCCATATTTGCTCACCTGAAACTGCCATCCatctcatccccatccctggatctggcagtgtcagttctgtactctgtggtgcctccagccctgaaccccctcatctacagcctgaggaaccaggagctcaaggctgcagtgaggagactgatgactggatgctttcagaaacattaa